The Pyrus communis chromosome 5, drPyrComm1.1, whole genome shotgun sequence region tttggtttttcgtatatacctatatacttatattttcccagaaattgaattgaattatcatttgccatatgccatgcattagaTTATCGTTATTTATGCATTGTTAGCTATATTAttagttgtatatatatattcatatgcttCTTGGGTGCcacggacgcacaggtaagtgccaggtaagtgttattcatttttacattcagtagtgattcgagatgcttagagagctcataacctgcacccccggtgttagtgctcccgcccagagtagggcacattccttcacgtgttgttcacctcccgcaccacacgctcagcttggatccaagttaggtgcacagtcctgtcgtacagaccactttaggtggttctgactcgtaggtgacccgcgattattcgcacagccttcacgtgatcgtagcactagagcgtttatatgtattacacccaggcctgtcgtacagaccactttaggtggttccgactcgtgggcaggtttagttattgagattgagatttgagctctagatttagccatacaggtcacgttaggtgactccggctgccagactaTATGATATTGATACGATTTTTActtgagcacttgcatttcattgtgagatttggcatggcatattcttaGGCATGattggtgtatatatatatatatatatatatatgtacagcgaggggttagaacttattttgttaaatggttttcgaaaagctttgtttttgcccactcacgcttttgttttgcgcccctccaggttctagctatctagcaggtttggtggtttcctagagggctttcccggcatttctgacagacgatcaccagcgtagggccaccttcgggtgtactattgttgCGTCATTTTATTTGGGACTGCTTTAGGcgttatgctctgaacttgtgtctcacttacgctagcattTATTACTATTACCttatgtatgctagtttttaattattcgtactttttacattactatttttttagcttccgcactgtgcacatggttacgtcacttccacgtgacggccagcatgccctgatctcgatcggggtgtgtcagtttggtatcagagcctaggtttggcagtcctgtacttttgtgagtattctaatggttttggtgccttctgtcagaactatgccgcctcgtcgggaaccacgtcgctctgctgagcctagtttccccgatattgcTCAGCTGGGGGAAGCTATTGCTACAGTTATTCAGTCGGCgatccgccctccccagaggactcctctggagactatgtataatttgaagttggataagttcgaAGGTAATGAGGGTCACGAGGGTGCAGAGCGATGGTTAGAGCATattgagaagacttttcgtgtgttgcacaatcaggggaaccttcctgtCGAGAGGTGGGTTGAGACGACATCGTGGTTCCTGGGTAAAgagtctgcagcctggtgggagcaggaaaCTCGTTGTTTGACTCCAGCTGAGAAGACTGATTGGGATGTTTTCATTGAGTTGTTTAAGAGAAGGTttgtgccccctgagtacattgatcgtAAGAAGCAGGAATTTACTGAGTTGAGACAGAGGAAGCTgacagcgaatgagtactatcggaagttcactgatttgtctcgttatcATCCTGAGAttgctggtaatccggcggagatgcttcgtcgttttcgcttAGGCACTAAGAAGAAATGGCGTTCGATGGCGACCACTAGTCATTGTAATACTTACCAGGACTTTTATGAGATTCTACTGAGGGTTGAGGACTCAGAAAACATGTCGAGCGAGAGTGATGAGGAAGAGAAAAACGGtaataagaagaaagatgatAAGGGTAAAGGTCAAGCGTCGCTCGGGCCTCGTCGGACTCAGAATTTCAAGAGGGGTGGTactagttctagctcttctagcggtggtttcagcgccactggtcagggacgtggaggtaggtttgctggtggtgctagaggccagagacagGGTGATGGTGGCAGAGGTAGGGCCCCactttgccgcaggtgtaataaTCGGCACTTTGGTGAGTGTAGGCGTGGCAGCAGTGGTTGTTTTACTTGTGGGAagatgggacatcgggctgcgaattgtccccagagtcagcagcagaagccacAGCAGTCTTTCTTGCCGCCACCTGCGCCGATTCAGCAGATTCAGGGTCCGAGTAGTTATGGGCAGGcaggtcgaggtggtgcctatcactatcagggtgatgctgttccttatgccccGGGACAATATTAGTATCCCCAAGACCCATATTCTCATGGTGGTTATCCTCCGTATCctggcggctatatgccgtatcctccagcttcAGCAGGCGGTTCTCAGTGGTTTCAGGGATGACAGTTCCAGCATGGAGAGATTGCTTtgagtagtgcagggtcttcgaggcagtctggtcagcccagtcaggggcatGGTACTCAGAGTCGTGGTGGTCAGACGAGCAGAGGTCGAGGTGGACGACAGCAaacccaggggcgtattcataaTATTTCGCTGCAGGACGCTCAAAACAATCCGGATTTGATCATGGGTATGTTAAacatccttggttattttgctagagtattaattgattgtggtgctacacattctgtgatttctcatacatttgctcaagtgacgcaacctcgccccacacctctagggtatgatttagagttcgttatgcctagaggggagagatgtattgtagaCCGGATGTACCTAGGGTGTCCAGTGATAGTGGAGAATGTTGTTATGCCAGCTGACCTTATCCCATTGGATATTGTTGACTtcgatgtgattctgggcacatattggttgcatttctatcgtgccaatattgattgttacgggaaaatagttacgttccatcgtcctggactacctgtggttactttcgtgggtgagcagagtggagtGAGACATGGCGTTGTCTCTGCTGTGCGAGCGAAAAGATTGTTAGctaaaggttgccaggggtacTTAGCTCATGCGGTGTTGGATGAGGCTACTCCTAgtagagttgaggatgtgagggtagtcagacattttcccgatgtttttcctgaggatttgCCTGGTTTACCACCAGATCGAGACATGAAGTTTaccattgagttgcttccaggtacgaatcctatttccttgactccttatcgtatggcacccgctgagttaagggaattgaaagttcaattgcaggaattagtggataagggttttattcagcctagtacttcaccgtggggagctccagtattgtttgtgaggaagaaagacggaactttgaggctatgtattgattatcggcaattgaatcgggtgacgattaaaaactgTTATCCGTTGCcacgtatcgatgatttgtttgatcagcttcgaggtgcttgtgtattctccaagattgacttgaggtctggatattatcagctgaagatttgTAGGGATgacgttcctaagacggcgttcaggactcgttatggtcattacgagtttctggttatgccatttggtttgacgaatgcaccagctgcttttatggatttgatgaaccgggtattccagccatatttggataggtttgttattgttttcatcgatgacattttggtgtattcgaagtcgaaagcggagcatgttcgacatcttactttggtgttgaagaggttgagggaacaccaattgtatgctaagtttagcaagtgccagttttggttagaccaagttgcgtttttggggcacgtcatttctgctcagggtattttagtggaccctcagaaggtggcagctgtggagaaatgggagcaaccgcgaaccgtcactgaggtgaggagtttccttggtttagcaggttattatcgacggtttgttaaggatttttcggtgattgctttaccactgacgaggttaacgaggaaggacgctaaatttgagtgggatgataagtgtgagcagagttttcagcagttgaagtattgtctcactcatgcacctgttttggcactcccggacgataatggtgatttcaaggtttatagtgatgcttctttgaatggtctgggatgtgtgttaatgcagcatggtagggtgattgcttatgcttcacgacagttaaaacctcatgagttgaattaccctacacatgatttggagttggccgctattatctttgcgttgaagttgtggagacactacctTTATGGGGAGAAATGTatgatctttacagatcacaagagtcttcaatatctttttactcagaaggaacttaatcttcgtcaacggaggtggatgGAGTTGCTCATCGATTATGACTGTACgcttgattatcaccctggtcgtgcaaatgtagttgctgatgcacttagcaggaagtctcagggccgCGTTAATGCGTTGTATGCGAGTCGTATTCGTCTTTTGGCGGACTTGCATtctacgggagtgaggttagaagcagaagatagagatgtggctttacttgctaattttcaagttaggccaattttagttgatcggGTACGTGAAGCTCAGGTGGCTGATAGGGAAACTCAGGAATTAATCCAAGCTCGAGATCGAGGGAGGAGGAGatacctcagagttcgtgattcggatggcatgttgatgcaggagggtaggatgttcgtgcctaataatttggatttaaagaaataaattctcgatgaagcacatatctcggcttatgccatgcatccaggagctaccaaaatgtatcataccattcaaccattttattattggctgggtatgaagagggagttagcggagtatgtgagtaggtgcgctgtttgtcagcaagttaaagctgaaaggaagaagccgtttgggttgttacagccgcttcccgttccagagtggaaatgggaaaatattaccatggattttgtgtacaagcttccgcgtacacataatggttttgacggcatatgggtgatcgttgatcggcttacCAAGTtagcacatttcattccagtaagggagaagtattctttgggccgattagcggagttgttcatctcgaagattgtgaagtaccatggtgtccttgtgagtattgtctcggatcgtgatccacgatttacatctaagttttgggtggcttttcaggaagctttgggtacgaggctactttatagtacggcgtatcatcctcagAAAGACgaacagtcagagagaactattcagactttggaggatatgttgcgagcttcggtgctacagtttggtgatgcttggcaccagcggttggatttgatggaatttgcctacaataacagctttcattcgagtattggcatggcgccatttgaggcattgtatggtagagcttgtcgcacaccgttgtgttggtcagaggttggagaaagagtcttagtgggtccggagattgttgaggagactactcaaaatgttcaagtaattaagtctaacctgaaagcagcccaAGACAGGCAGAAGAGcttagcagatcggcatgctacggacagagcgtatgaggtcggagattgggtatttctgaaacTTTCACCATGGAGAGGTGTCGTGCAGTTCGGGAAGAAAGGCAaattgagtcccaggtacattggaccatacatggtcacagagcgagttggtgaggtagcttacaggttggagttgcctccggagttgacTAGAGtacataatgtttttcacgtgtccatgcttcgacattacgttgctgatccatcccatgtgatacctcctcaacccttggaaattaatccagatttgacttatgatgaggaaccagtgacgatactagattggaaggaaaaggttctgaggaacaagacggtgaacttggtgaaagttttgtggagaaatcattccgtggaggaagctacgtgggaaacggaagatcggatgagagatttgtacCCTAGGTTGTTCTTTGGTCACTAGGGGttgttgtttggttgttttgaatttcgggacgaaattctaataaggtgggtaggttgtgacagcccgtcccagaaatattacaacgtacgtgtgaaaagacaaaattgcccctagttcgttttctttacgtttattggttgttttgagttttggttGGCATGTTTGGAGCCATACACACCTTCCCACACACCACAGCCTTTTTCCTCCTGTTTCCTGCACCTGTCCCGAGCCCCATTCCTTCCCATTCCCcttgaaacgtacggacacacccacaaATCTATCAAACCTCCATAGATCGAAGAAACCAAGCACatattcgagctcgtgaggcttgtaggagtccaactataccattttcaggtaagaacaccatcgttttcacgtcgaatccaCGATGTTCGAtttcgagtactgttcatgcacacgtgatttctcacgttttagggaatttcaagcttgtaggtagcttggtgaggtccctaggaggctcggggtggttcgtttgaaggatttggacgtcgggatcactagttttgaagttggccggagttgggttgaattttcaggtgagatttcgtggtttttaacccttgaaagtagtatgattgtgttcctctagttctaagcttcattttggtaccaattttgtgaaatttggatgaaaaacgaaggagtTAGGACGTTTTAAAGTTTTCGCGATTTTCCGGCGctggaggctcgccggagaagacgacggaatattccatcaagtctgacggaatattcctgacgccgttgacagAATCTGTTAAaaatgacggaatattccctacggcgtcagttgacgccgtcagcgtgccaggcatgtgcctgcgcgtggctggCGCGTGTGGTCGTGCCttggctggcgcgtgggggcacgtgcggcggtgaaaaattattttaaaaatatggggatgttcctgaggttgagtagatcacgttggtgtattcatacaccccatttgagcattgtatgagaagttatttctaaagtttggttatgtgctttaaaattaacgtttttatagttattttgcatataggtgagacgtatcccgaggacgagcgtggtcactcgaggcagggggattacgacccttccacataccagtgagtgggcttttttgttttccgtatatacctatatatttatattttcccagaaattgaattgaattatcatttgccatatgccatgcattagaTTATCGTTATTTATGCATTGTTAGCTATATTAttagttgtatatatatatatatatatatatatatatatatatatatatatattcatatccTTCTTGGGTGccgcggacgcacaggtaaatgccaggtaagtgttatttatttttacattcagtagtgattcgagatgcttagagagctcataacctgcacccccggtgttagtgctcccgcccagagtagggcacagtccttcacgtgttgttcacctcccgcaccacacgctcagcttggatccaagttaggtgcacagtcctgtcgtacataccactttaggtggttccgacttgtaggtgacccgcgattattcgcacagccttcacgtgatcgtagcactagagcgtttatatgtattacacccaggcctgtcgtacagaccactttaggtggttccgactcgtgggcaggtttagttattgagattgagatttgagctctagattcagccgtacaggtcacgttaggtgactccggctgccagactatatgatattgatacgatttttacctgagcacttgcatttcattgtgagatttggcatggcatattcttagccatgattggtatatatatatatatatatgtacatatgtttattttctgggaagtatacaggttttacggtgaggggttagaacttattttgttaaatggttttcgaaaagctttgtttttgcccactcacgcttttgttttgcgtccctccaggttctagctatctagcaggtttggtggtttcccagagggctttcccggcatttctaacagacgatcaccagcgtagggccaccttcgggtgtactgttgtcgcgtcattttattttggactgctttaggcgttatgctctgaacttgtgtctcacttacgctagcacttattACTATTACCttatgtatgctagtttttaattattcgtactttttacattactatttttttagcttccgcactgtgcacatggttacgtcacttccacgtgacggccagcatgccctgatctagatcggggtgtgtcatatatatatttattaagtagatttaaatctatttattttgtacgtataattgaCCAGTACATggagtagtacatcacgtgtcattataaaaatagtgggatatgggtgataaaaagttaataacttaaaaaataaaatttctcaccacttctattaaaacacatggtgtattatttgtgttcttgttataatgaaaattttctcaagaaaaaaaaggagagagagagaggtaaatGACGTACACGTGTCAGGAACACAGCTGTCGAATCTTATCCTAACAAGTGCACACTTGAGAGACCATGGTGGAAAAACCCGTCCTACTAGTAGCAAGCAAAATATCACTACACCCatctttccctctcttttttgttttcttttcttaaaattttcttttttctctccctgtttttttaagaaaaaaacttTTTCCATCCCTTTTTCTCCAAAGGGCGGAtgcatattaatttttatagtttttaggagtataaaatttaatttaaaatttaatatatatatatatataattattatagtatatataattattataattattatagttaatttaatatatatatatatatatgtgtgtgtatatatatatataattattatagtttttaggggtataaaattgttaaattaatatatatatatatatataattattatagtatttttttagggttataaaattataaaattaatattcgGCTTAttgtgtatcgtgttacccacgtgtatacccgaaccaacctgttatcttaacaggtgcttatcgggtttcCCGATAACGAttcgattcgttatcgtgtcgacccaaacacctgttaatttcgggtcgtgtcgtgtcgggttatttGGTCGTGCCAAGAAGTGCCAGGCCTATTGTGAGTATCCCTGGACCTCATCATGTGCTCGCTCTGTATCGTGTGCTTGAATTTGTGTTGAATTTGACTCCCATGAATATTCTTCTGAATGTGATGATGAATTTGTTGTGATGAAGATATGAATGCTACTGAATGAATGATTCAATCAACTGAGCACGCTTAGTGGATATTTAGAGCTAATTTACTTCCAGATGCAACCTGGAAAGATCAGACAATAAAAATCCAATTAGAATAAAtcccaaaataaaatactaattaactaaaaaaatttctatttttgtgTTATTCAAAATTCTgaccttttttttaaatttttttttaatttttgtttttgtgattttgtgaTAATGAATGaaagcaagaaaataaaatgaaaataaaagcaAAGAGTTAGAAAAATTGGGTTACCTCCCAATTAGCGCTTTAGTTAACGTCTATAGCTAGACGCAGAGGAATGAGGCTAATGATCACGTCATTTGTTCCTTCAAAATTAACCACTCCTTGGCAGCATTATAGAGTGTCAGTAGGTAAGGATTGACTTGAATTGTGCATTTGAATTCATTGGTTGAATCTTTCTTGTCCACCCTTCTAAGGGAATGAGTCTTTGTTGTATAAGGTCCCTGGACTCACTTCTAGTAAGGTTTTGGTATCTGTTGAATTGGTTTCCACCTTGTATTTAACACCCATAATTTTTGCAGTGGCTGGATTTCTCTATGAGGAACTTGGCTGTCAATAAGCTTCTTCTTTCCCGTATAGATCTTTGCCTGTTCGCAGGACTCATTTGGCATTTCTTCGAGTTTGATGGACTGTGCAGGTCCACTGTCTGGTACAGCCGATAAAATTTTCTTATCAGTAGGTAGCTATCCTGTATCCGGATTTGTCAGTGTGTCCAAAAGCTAACTTGTGATGTACCAAATGCCGATTTTGTATGAATAGCTTCTAACACATCAATTTTTGTGCATTCGTGCAACCTTTGTGGGAAGGGTTTTAGTGGCACATAAGCATGGGTGGCCCTTGGTTCTAGGAAAACATCTATATATGTTGCTTCCTCCCTTGGGCGTGAATGGCTGGCAGAGTGCTCCTCTGTTCCTGAGACAGTCTCCTCCTAATCATTAAAGTTGTTCCCACAGTTTGATGCTTGAATTTGAAATCCTTGATGGGTTCTTTCAATGCACAACTTAGTTGATTCCAACAATAGAGAAAGTTTGTCCTCCACTGAGAGCTCTTGTGGCACATTATATTGCTCAAAATATTGCTCAAGAAGCTTTTTCAAACTTGTAGTGTAGAACTCTGAATAGGGATTGTTCCAATTCTTTTTGGAGTCGATTCTCATATTGATATGTTTTTGGACAAACTTAGGAAAATATTCACCTTCGGGGCACTCCAAAAGATCATGGGTCTTCAAACAGCAAAGGGCACAAACTGTAGgtttaaatccataaaaacctTTTTCTGCTAAAGAAACCCATAACGGCAATCCTCCTGGTGGTGGCTCCATCATTGAATTGCTATCAAACTTAACAAgcctacaaaaataaaaacaaaatcaacaagtaaataaaaagatatatatacaaataattaCCTAAGAGTatgataaacacaaattatttaaaacaatcccCGACAACGGtgccaatttcttgataggatttttaccacctgcaaaagtagggataaaaacacttaaaaatacttgcaagagtataaggttgtcgtagtatagcagctcaagTAAGGTCATTTTCTAcagagattgaatgaataatttgtgtttaaaaccaactcttaattaattattgaaaacgAAGTTTGGAAAATGTTGGTTTTacaatttaatataataaaaacgaattttaaaataaaacagttaaagaaattaactagagaacaatttaaagaaaatcaatttgtaaaagcctagggttctGTCATCCCCTTAACAATCATATGCAATTTTACCAACtacttatgaatttccacatacatgctttgaaggttaggttttcctaatgcatatctTCCTCGTGATATTCAAGtgaaaacg contains the following coding sequences:
- the LOC137734245 gene encoding uncharacterized protein — its product is MPPRREPRRSAEPSFPDIAQLGEAIATVIQSAIRPPQRTPLETMYNLKLDKFEGNEGHEGAERWLEHIEKTFRVLHNQGNLPVERWVETTSWFLGKESAAWWEQETRCLTPAEKTDWDVFIELFKRRFVPPEYIDRKKQEFTELRQRKLTANEYYRKFTDLSRYHPEIAGNPAEMLRRFRLGTKKKWRSMATTSHCNTYQDFYEILLRVEDSENMSSESDEEEKNGNKKKDDKGKGQASLGPRRTQNFKRGGTSSSSSSGGFSATGQGRGGRFAGGARGQRQGDGGRGRAPLCRRCNNRHFGECRRGSSGCFTCGKMGHRAANCPQSQQQKPQQSFLPPPAPIQQIQGPSSYGQAGRGGAYHYQGDAVPYAPGQY